In Blastococcus saxobsidens DD2, the genomic stretch GCCGCCGGGCCGGCCGGCCGGGGCCCGGGCCCGGGAACGGGCACGGGGACACCTCGTGGGCCGCCGTGCTCAGCCTCATGGCGGCCGGGGTCATCGGGGCCGCCCAGATCGGCAAGGGCTCGGCCGCGCTGCCGGTCCTGCAGCTGGAGTTCGGGCTCAGCTCCTCCGGCGCCGCCTGGTTCCTCTCCGTGGTGAGCGCGATCGGCGCCGTGGCCGGGGCGCTCCTCGGCTGGCTCGGCCAGGCGGTGGGCTTCCGGCGGCAGGTCCTGCTGGGGCTGCTCGCGATCGTGGTGGCGAACCTCGGCGGCGCTGCCGCCGGTTCCGCCGCGTGGCTGATGGCCGCACGCGTCGGTGAGGGGCTCGGGTTCGTGCTGGTCGTCCTGGCCGCCCCGCCGCTGCTCTCCGAGGTTGCCGGCCGCGGGCACCGCCGGCTCGTCGTGGGGGTGTGGGGCGTCTACATGCCCCTCGGCGCCGGTCTGGCCACGCTGCTGGTGCCCGCGGCGATCACGCTGCTGAGCTGGCGCAGCGCCTGGCTGATCGACGCCGGCGTGACGGCCCTGGTGCTCCTGGCGGTGGGCCGTTGGGTTCCCAGCACTCCGGCCCGGAGGCCGCAGGGGACGGGCGGGCTCCTCCAGGCGGTCCGGTCTCCGGGTGTGCTGTGCCTGGCCGTCGTCTTCGGGTGTTACGCCGGTCAGTACCTGGCCGTGGTGGGCCTGCTCCCCACCATGCTGGTGGACGGCGGGCTGTCCCTGGAGGCCGCCGGGCTCGTGACGGGCATGGTCTTCCTCGCCAACGTCCCGGCCAATCTGCTGGGGGCGTTCCTCCTGCACCGGGGGGTCGGCCGCTGGTGGCTGATCGTGGCCGGCGGGGGGTGGGTCGCGGTCACGGTGTGGGCGGTGCACGCCCCGGAGCTGCCGCTGCCGGTGCGCATCGGCTCGGTCGTGGCCTACTCCCTGCTCGTCGGCGTCGTGCCGTCCGCGCTGTTCAGCGGGGTGGTGGGGATGTCGGCCGGCACGGCTTCGGCGGGTGCGGCGGTCGGCCTGCTCATGCAGGGGTCGAGCCTGGGCCAGCTGCTCGGGCCGCCGCTGGTCGTGGCCGTCGGCTCCACCGTCTCCACGTGGACGGGGCGGCCGGTCGCACTGCTCTTCCTGGCGGCCGGAGTCGTCGCCGGCGGGTTGCTGTACCGGCAGCTCGAGCGGCCCCTGTCACCGTGATCAGGGGCGGTCCGGGACCACGAACAGCCGCCCGGTCGATTGTTGACAATCCTGGTGACAGGCTCCTAGCGTCATCCCCGGTCGGACCGGCGAGCAGAGGGGACCCGGTGGGCGCAGCAGCACGAACCTCCGCGGAGCAGGCGCTCCGTGCGGCGATCTCGCGCGGGGATCTGGCCCCGGGGCACCGGCTCGTCGAGGCCGACCTGGCCGCACTCATCGGCGTGAACCGCAGCAGCGTCCGCGCGGCGATCGACGCACTGATCACCGAAGGCCTGGTCGAGCGGATCCCGCACCGGGGGGCGCGCGTCCGGGTGGTCTCCACCGAGGAAGCGGTCGCGATCACCGAGGTCCGCATGCCGCTCGAGGGCCTGCTCGCCCGCAAGGCCGCCGAACGGATCACCGATGCGGAGATCGCCCGGCTGGGCGCGCACGTGCGGACGATGGCCGAGGCGGTGGACTCCGGTGACCTGCTCAAGTACTCGGAGCTCATCCAGCAGCTGCACGGCATGGTCCACGACGCCGCCCGCCACCCCATCGCCGCGGAGCTGGTCGGCCGGTTGCAGGCCCAGCTCGTGCGCCACCGGTTCCGGCTCTCCCTGCGGCCCGGGCGACCGCGGGTGAGCCTGGCGGAGCTGACCGCCCTGGTCGACGCCGTCGCCGACCGCGACCCCGCCCGCGCCGAGGCGGCGGCCGTCGCCCACGTCCGCAGCGTCATCGACGCGCTCACCGAGCCCGTCCCGCAGACCGGAGATCCTGCATGAGGAACGTCGTCGTCACCGATCCGCCGCGCGCCGATGCAGGGGACGCCGAGCAGCTCGGCGGTTTCGGCGTCGCCACCGTGCACGAGGCACTGGGCCGGGTCGGCTACCTGGGCCCGGAGTTCCGCCCGGCCTGGCCGGGGGCGCGCATCGGCGGGACCGCCGTCACCGTGCTGTGCTGGCCGGGCGACAACCTGATGATCCACGTGGCCGTGGAGCAGTGCCGGCCGGGTGACGTGCTCGTCGTCGCGACGAACTCGCCGTCCACCGACGGGCTGTTCGGCGAGCTGTTCGCCACCGCCCTGGCGCAGCGCGGGGTCTGCGGCGTCGTCCTGGGCAGCGGTGTGCGTGATGTCGCCGAGCTGCGCGAGATGGGTTTCCCGGCCTGGTCCCGCGCGGTCAGCGCGCAGGGCTCGGTGAAGGCCACGGCGGGTGCGGTGAACGTGCCGATCGTGCTCGGCGGCCAGCCGGTCCACCCCGGCGACGTCGTGGTCGCCGACGACGACGGCGTCATGGTCGTGCCGCGCGCCGACGTGCCGCGGGCGCTGGCCGCGTCGCAGGCGCGGCTGGACAAGGAGGCCGGCGCCCGGGCGGCGTTCCAGGAGGGGGAGCTGGGGCTGGACCGCTACGGCCTGCGGGGGAAGCTGCCCGACTTCGGCATCGAGTACGTCACCTACGAGAAGTTCGCGGAGGAGCTGTGAGCGCCGCAGGCACCGGTTCCCCACTGGAGGTGTGTACGTGAGCTACGACGGGACCGGCGTCCGGTGCACGATGCTGCGCGGCGGCACCTCGCGCGGCCTCTACCTCGAGGCGCGCGACCTGCCGGCCGGCACGGCCGAGCGCGACGACCTGCTGCTGCGGCTCATGGGGACGCCCGACCCGCGGCAGATCGACGGGCTCGGCGGAGCGACGACGCTGACCAGCAAGGTGGCGGTCGTCTCGCCGTCCGAGGCCCCCGACGTCGACGTCGACTACCTGTTCCTGCAGCTCGGCGTGGACGAGGCGACCGTCAGCGAGCGACAGAACTGCGGCAACATCCTGGCCGGCGTCGGGCCGTTCGCGGTGGAGCGCGGTCTCGTGCCGGCCGGCGACCCGGAGACCAGCGTGCGGATCCGCATGGTCAACTCCGACAGCGTCGCCGTCGCCACCTTCCCGACGCCCGAGGGCCGCGTGGAGTACCGCGGCGACGTGGAGATCGCCGGCGTGCCGGGAACCGCCGCCCCGGTCGTGCTCGCCTTCACCGACACCGAGGGCTCCGCCACCGGGAGCCTGCTGCCGACCGGGCACGTGCGCGACACGATCGAGGGCGTCGAGGCGACGTGCGTCGACAACGGCATGCCGGTCGTCCTCGCGCTCGCCGGGTCGTTCGGGCTGACCGGCTACGAGTCGCACGAGGAGCTCGCCGCCGACACCGCGCTGCTGCAGCGGGTCGACGCGTTCCGCCGCAAGGCCGCCGAGCTGATGGGCATGGGGGACGTCTCGTCGGCGTCGGTGCCGAAGACGGCGCTGCTCGCGCCCGCGCGCGACGGCGGCCAGGTGTGCACCCGGTCGTTCATCCCGGTGCAGCCGCACAGCTCGATCGGCGTGCTCGGCGCCGTCAGCGTCGTGACCGGGATGCTGCTGCCGGACGCGGTCGGGCACGAGCTGACCACCGACTGGCCGCGGGACACCTCGCAGGTCGACGTCGAGCACCCGACCGGCCACCTGCTGGTCGACGTCGTCGTCGACAGCTCCGTGGCACCGCCCCGCGTCCTCCGCTCGGGGGTCGTCCGCACCGCCCGCAAGCTCTTCGAGGGGACCGCCTTCCCCCGCTAGCAGGACCCCGCCCTCCGCGCCTCTCGCAGGCTGGGGGCGAGCCTCCGGACGGGGCCGTACCGCACCGACATCCGACTCCTAGGAGAGCCCGTGCCACCCCTGCACGACATCGCGCATCTGGCCCACGTCGAACTGCTGACCGACAAGCCCGAGGAGTGTCTCGACTTCTACGTCCGCTATCTCGGGATGACCGAGAACGGCTCGGCAGGGAACTCGGTGTTCCTGCGCGCCTGGGACGACTACGAGAACACCACCATCAAGCTCACCGCGGCTCCGCGGCCCGGGGTGGGCCGGACCAACTTCCGGGCGAGCACCCCCGAGGCGCTGCAGCGGCGGGTCGAGGCCATCGAGCAGACCGGGCAGGGCGTGGGCTGGCAGGACGGGGACCCCGGCTACGGGCCGGTCTACGTCTTCACCGACCCGGACGGCCACGAGATGGGCGTCTACTACGAGACCGAGTGGTACCGGCCCGAGGGCGCGCTCAAGCCGGCGCTGAAGAACCAGGCGCAGGCCTACCCCGGCCGCGGGGTCAGCGTGCGGCGGATCGACCACATCAACTACCTGGGCGTCACCCCGGTGGAGAACCGCGACTTCTTCGTGGACACCCTGGGCGCGATGATCACCGAGCAGATCGTGCTGGACGACGGCTCGGTCGCCGGCACCTGGACGACGTTCACGAACAAGGGCTACGACGTCGTCTGGACCAAGGACAACACCGGCACCGCGGGCCGGCTGCACCACCTGTCGTTCGCCGTCGACAGCCGGGACGACATCATCCGGGCCGCCGACCTGGCGCTGGAGCACGGTGTCCACATCGAGACCGGACCGCACAAGCACACCATCCAGCAGAGCTTCTTCCTCTACGTCTGGGATCCGGCCGGCAACCGGATCGAGCTGGACAACCCTGCCGCCCGGCTGGTCTTCGCCCCCGACTGGCAGCCGATCGACTGGTCCGAGGCCGAGCGCGCCAAGGGCCAGGCGTGGGGCCTGAAGACGATCGAGACCTTCCACACCCACGGGACGCCGCCGGTGACGCCCACGGGGGTGGACGGCGACGCCCCGGTCGGGTCCGAGGGCCAGGCCTCGTGACGGTCGCCGTCGCCGTCCTGGGGCTCGGCGAGGCGGGATCGGAGATCGCCCGCGACCTGGTGGCCGCGGGAGCCGACGTCCGGGGGTACGACCCGCTGGGCCTCGCCGTGGACGGCGTACGGCAGCGGGGCTCCGAGGCCGAGGCGGTCGCCGACGCCGACGTCGTGCTGAGCGTCAACAGCTCCCACGACGCCGTGACGGCACTGGGCAACGCGCTGCCCGCGTTGCGCCCGGGCACGTTGTGGGCCGACCTCAACACCGCGAGCCCCGGCGTCAAGGTGGCACTGGCGGAGCGCGCCGCACCGCACGACGTCCCGGTGGTCGACGTCGCCCTCATGTCGCCGGTGCCGGGCAAGGGCCTGCGTACGCCGATGCTCGTCTCCGGGGACGGGGCGGCCCGCTTCCGCGAGGTGTTCGCCGGCCTGGGGGCCGACGTCACCGTCCAGGAGGGGCCGGCCGGGACGGCGATCTCCCGCAAGCTGCTGCGCAGCGTCTTCTACAAGGGCCTGGCCGCCGCCGTCGTGGAGGCGCTGCGCGGGGCCGAGACCGCGGGCTGCGCGGACTGGCTGCGCGGCAACATCGCCGCCGAGCTGGCCGGCTTCGACGAGCGGACCGTCGACCGGCTCGTGGACGGCACCCACACCCACGCCCGGAGGCGGGCCGACGAGATGACCGCGGCGACCGAGCAGTTGCAGGAGCTGGGGGTGCCCGCTCGCGTGGCCTCAGCCGCGCGCGATCTCCTGGCCGAGCTGCGCGATGCCGCGGCCGCCGGGCAGGTGGGGACCGCCGCGGTGGCCGCCCGGGGAGCGGAGCACCGGTGATCATCGACTGCCACGGGCACTACACCACGGCCCCGGCGGCGCACACCGCCTGGCGGGAGCAGCAGGTCGCGGCGTGGCAGGCCGGGACGACCCCGCCGGCGTACCCCTCGATCAGCGACGACGAGATCCGCGAGACGATCGAGGCCGGTCAGTTGCGGCTGATGGACGAGCGGGGCATCGACGTCACCCTCTTCTCACCCCGGGCCTCGGCGATGGCGCACCACGTCGGCGACGCCGCGGTGAGCCTGGAGTGGGCCCGCCGGTGCAACGACCTGATCGACCGCGTCGCCACGCTGTTCCCCGACCGCTTCGTGGGGGTCGCGCAGCTGCCCCAGTCGCCGGGTGCGGACCTCACCGGTTCCATCGCCGAGCTGCGCCGCTGCGTCGAGGAGCTCGGGTTCGTGGGGTGCAACCTCAACCCCGACCCCAGCGGCGGCCACTGGACCTCACCGGTGCTGACCGACCGGAGCTGGTACCCGTTCTACGAGGCGATGGTCGAGCTGGACGTGCCGGCGATGGTGCACGTGTCGGCGTCGGCGACCCCGGCGTTCCACGCCACCGGCGCCTACTACATCAACGCCGACACCACCGCGTTCATGCAGCTGCTGCAGGGCAGCCTCTTCAGCGACCTGCCCGGCCTGCGCCTGGTGGTCCCGCACGGTGGGGGAGCGGTGCCGTACCACTGGGGGCGCTACCGGGGGCTGGCCGACATGCTGGAGCAGCCGCCGGTGGAGACCACCGTCATGGGCAACGTCTTCTTCGACACCTGCGTCTACCACCAGCCCGGGATCGACCTGCTGCTGGAGGTCATCGACACCCGGAACATCCTGTTCGGCTCGGAGATGGTGGGCGCGGTGCGGGGGATCGATCCGCGCACCGGCCACCACTTCGACGACACCCGCCGCTACGTCGAGGCCTCGGCGCTGGACGAGGAGGGGCGCGCGGCGGTCTTCGAGGGCAACGTCCGCCGGGTGTACCCGCGGCTGGGTGCGGCTCTGGCGCGTGCCGGGCGGTGACTGGAGCCCCCGGGACGCTCAGCTGGTCTCGGGGACCCGCAGGTGCGCGATCGCGACGCCGAACTCGCCGGTGCCGGCCGTCCGGATGCCCATGGTGGGCGCGAACTCCTCCCGGAACTCGCGCGCGCCCTCGCTCGCCTGCTCCAGCTGTTCCCGGCTGTCGTAGGAGACCGCGGCCACGCTGAGCCCGTCGGCGCGGCGGACCAGCACGCTCACGCTGCAGAAGCCGGGCAGGTCGTCCAGCTTCGGCATCAGGGACAGCCGCACGGCGTCCACGGCGCGGTCGACCGAGGCCGGCTCGGTGCGCAGCCAGGTGACGCGCGACCACGACCCGTGGTGGGCCTCGTGCACCCGGTGCATCGCGGCGACCTCCCACTCCTCGAGCTCCGGGCGGCCGCCGAGGATCTCGGCGGTGCGCTCCGCGGAGGCTCGCACGTGCTCCTCGCTCGAGCGCATCGCCGCCTCGTCCCGCCAGGAGGTGGTGACGATGCACCGGCCGGTGCCGGGATCGACGAGCATCGACAGGCCGAGGCAGCCGTCCACCCGTTCGAGCGCGGGCATGGCGTGGTCGCGGACGTAGGTGGTCGCCTCGTCCACCGACCGGGGGTCGCCCTGGATGCTGGTCGATCGGGCATGCAGCTGAGCCACTCGTCCTCCGGGTGCCGGCAGGGGCGCCGTCCCGGGCGCGCCGTTCGGCACAGCGTGCCCGCTCGGTCCGGCGAGCGGAAGAGACCGATCGCCGGCCCGGGCTGCCCCGACAGGGGCGGCGTCCGCCCGGCGCGGCGGTCGTAGGCTCCGGGCAGGTCCGGTGCCGACCCGCCTCCCGGATCGCGGACGGCGCCGGAGGGGCGCGGTACCGGCGCATCGACACCCGTGCCGCGCACGGCAACGACGACGAGGAGACGCACGTGTCCGGTCCCACCCACCGCCCGGGAACCGACCAGGCTCCCGCCGATCGCTCCGGGCCACCCTTCCGCGCCGACCACGTCGGCAGCCTCCTGCGCCCGGAGCGGCTGCTCCGCGCCCGTGCCGACCGCGCGTCGGGCCGCATCGACGACGCGGAGCTCCGCGTCGTCGAGGACGACGCGATCGCCGACGCCGTCCGCATGCAGCGGGACCTCGGCCTGCGCACCGCGACCGACGGGGAGTTCCGGCGGGCCACCTGGCACATGGACTTCATCTACGCGATCTCCGGCATCCGCCGCGTGGAGGGCGAAGGCCGCCCGGTGCACTTCAAGAACGCCGACGGGTCGATCGACTGGGCTCCGGCCGGGCTGCACGTCGACGGGCCGCTCGCGATCGAGGAGCCCATCTTCGGAGACCACGTCGACTTCCTGCGGAGCGTCGCGTCCCCGGAGCAGACGCCGAAGCTGACGATCCCGTCGCCGTCGATGGTGCACTACCGCGGCGGGGCGGCGTCCATCGATCCGCAGGTCTACCCCGACGAGGACGCGTTCTGGGCGGCGCTGTCGGCGGCGTACGCGTCCCAGATCCGCAGCGTCGCCGCGCTCGGCTGCACGTACCTGCAGCTGGACGACACCAGCCTCGCCTACCTCAACGACCCGGCGCAGCGCGCGGAGATCGCCGCGCAGGGGCGGGACGCCGAGCACCTGCACGAGCGGTACATCCGCCAGGTGAACGCCGCGCTCGCGGGTCGGCCGGAGGGGCTCGCCGTCACCACGCACCTGTGCCGGGGGAACTTCCGCTCGTCCTGGGTGGCGGAGGGCGGGTACGACTTCGTCGCCGAGTCGCTCTTCGGTGGGCTGGAGGTCGACGGGTTCTTCCTCGAGTACGACGACGCCCGCTCCGGGGGCTTCGAGCCGCTGCGCTTCGTGCCGCCGGGCAAGCGGGTCGTCCTGGGTCTGGTCACGACCAAGCGCGC encodes the following:
- a CDS encoding 4-carboxy-4-hydroxy-2-oxoadipate aldolase/oxaloacetate decarboxylase, whose protein sequence is MRNVVVTDPPRADAGDAEQLGGFGVATVHEALGRVGYLGPEFRPAWPGARIGGTAVTVLCWPGDNLMIHVAVEQCRPGDVLVVATNSPSTDGLFGELFATALAQRGVCGVVLGSGVRDVAELREMGFPAWSRAVSAQGSVKATAGAVNVPIVLGGQPVHPGDVVVADDDGVMVVPRADVPRALAASQARLDKEAGARAAFQEGELGLDRYGLRGKLPDFGIEYVTYEKFAEEL
- a CDS encoding GntR family transcriptional regulator; amino-acid sequence: MGAAARTSAEQALRAAISRGDLAPGHRLVEADLAALIGVNRSSVRAAIDALITEGLVERIPHRGARVRVVSTEEAVAITEVRMPLEGLLARKAAERITDAEIARLGAHVRTMAEAVDSGDLLKYSELIQQLHGMVHDAARHPIAAELVGRLQAQLVRHRFRLSLRPGRPRVSLAELTALVDAVADRDPARAEAAAVAHVRSVIDALTEPVPQTGDPA
- a CDS encoding DUF1932 domain-containing protein; amino-acid sequence: MTVAVAVLGLGEAGSEIARDLVAAGADVRGYDPLGLAVDGVRQRGSEAEAVADADVVLSVNSSHDAVTALGNALPALRPGTLWADLNTASPGVKVALAERAAPHDVPVVDVALMSPVPGKGLRTPMLVSGDGAARFREVFAGLGADVTVQEGPAGTAISRKLLRSVFYKGLAAAVVEALRGAETAGCADWLRGNIAAELAGFDERTVDRLVDGTHTHARRRADEMTAATEQLQELGVPARVASAARDLLAELRDAAAAGQVGTAAVAARGAEHR
- a CDS encoding CynX/NimT family MFS transporter — encoded protein: MRPGTTAWERQRQRDAGGRARRRAGRPGPGPGNGHGDTSWAAVLSLMAAGVIGAAQIGKGSAALPVLQLEFGLSSSGAAWFLSVVSAIGAVAGALLGWLGQAVGFRRQVLLGLLAIVVANLGGAAAGSAAWLMAARVGEGLGFVLVVLAAPPLLSEVAGRGHRRLVVGVWGVYMPLGAGLATLLVPAAITLLSWRSAWLIDAGVTALVLLAVGRWVPSTPARRPQGTGGLLQAVRSPGVLCLAVVFGCYAGQYLAVVGLLPTMLVDGGLSLEAAGLVTGMVFLANVPANLLGAFLLHRGVGRWWLIVAGGGWVAVTVWAVHAPELPLPVRIGSVVAYSLLVGVVPSALFSGVVGMSAGTASAGAAVGLLMQGSSLGQLLGPPLVVAVGSTVSTWTGRPVALLFLAAGVVAGGLLYRQLERPLSP
- a CDS encoding 5-methyltetrahydropteroyltriglutamate--homocysteine S-methyltransferase, which produces MSGPTHRPGTDQAPADRSGPPFRADHVGSLLRPERLLRARADRASGRIDDAELRVVEDDAIADAVRMQRDLGLRTATDGEFRRATWHMDFIYAISGIRRVEGEGRPVHFKNADGSIDWAPAGLHVDGPLAIEEPIFGDHVDFLRSVASPEQTPKLTIPSPSMVHYRGGAASIDPQVYPDEDAFWAALSAAYASQIRSVAALGCTYLQLDDTSLAYLNDPAQRAEIAAQGRDAEHLHERYIRQVNAALAGRPEGLAVTTHLCRGNFRSSWVAEGGYDFVAESLFGGLEVDGFFLEYDDARSGGFEPLRFVPPGKRVVLGLVTTKRAELERKDDLKRRIDEAARYVPLEQLCLSPQCGFSSTVEGNALTLDDQRAKLELVVETAAEVWG
- a CDS encoding VOC family protein gives rise to the protein MPPLHDIAHLAHVELLTDKPEECLDFYVRYLGMTENGSAGNSVFLRAWDDYENTTIKLTAAPRPGVGRTNFRASTPEALQRRVEAIEQTGQGVGWQDGDPGYGPVYVFTDPDGHEMGVYYETEWYRPEGALKPALKNQAQAYPGRGVSVRRIDHINYLGVTPVENRDFFVDTLGAMITEQIVLDDGSVAGTWTTFTNKGYDVVWTKDNTGTAGRLHHLSFAVDSRDDIIRAADLALEHGVHIETGPHKHTIQQSFFLYVWDPAGNRIELDNPAARLVFAPDWQPIDWSEAERAKGQAWGLKTIETFHTHGTPPVTPTGVDGDAPVGSEGQAS
- a CDS encoding amidohydrolase family protein produces the protein MIIDCHGHYTTAPAAHTAWREQQVAAWQAGTTPPAYPSISDDEIRETIEAGQLRLMDERGIDVTLFSPRASAMAHHVGDAAVSLEWARRCNDLIDRVATLFPDRFVGVAQLPQSPGADLTGSIAELRRCVEELGFVGCNLNPDPSGGHWTSPVLTDRSWYPFYEAMVELDVPAMVHVSASATPAFHATGAYYINADTTAFMQLLQGSLFSDLPGLRLVVPHGGGAVPYHWGRYRGLADMLEQPPVETTVMGNVFFDTCVYHQPGIDLLLEVIDTRNILFGSEMVGAVRGIDPRTGHHFDDTRRYVEASALDEEGRAAVFEGNVRRVYPRLGAALARAGR
- a CDS encoding antibiotic biosynthesis monooxygenase family protein gives rise to the protein MAQLHARSTSIQGDPRSVDEATTYVRDHAMPALERVDGCLGLSMLVDPGTGRCIVTTSWRDEAAMRSSEEHVRASAERTAEILGGRPELEEWEVAAMHRVHEAHHGSWSRVTWLRTEPASVDRAVDAVRLSLMPKLDDLPGFCSVSVLVRRADGLSVAAVSYDSREQLEQASEGAREFREEFAPTMGIRTAGTGEFGVAIAHLRVPETS
- a CDS encoding 4-oxalomesaconate tautomerase; the encoded protein is MSYDGTGVRCTMLRGGTSRGLYLEARDLPAGTAERDDLLLRLMGTPDPRQIDGLGGATTLTSKVAVVSPSEAPDVDVDYLFLQLGVDEATVSERQNCGNILAGVGPFAVERGLVPAGDPETSVRIRMVNSDSVAVATFPTPEGRVEYRGDVEIAGVPGTAAPVVLAFTDTEGSATGSLLPTGHVRDTIEGVEATCVDNGMPVVLALAGSFGLTGYESHEELAADTALLQRVDAFRRKAAELMGMGDVSSASVPKTALLAPARDGGQVCTRSFIPVQPHSSIGVLGAVSVVTGMLLPDAVGHELTTDWPRDTSQVDVEHPTGHLLVDVVVDSSVAPPRVLRSGVVRTARKLFEGTAFPR